The Sulfurovum sp. TSL1 genomic sequence GAAGCTAAGCGGTTTGGCACTGGTCCAGAGTGATGATGTGACTCTTTATGAGCTTGAAGAAGCGGATAAACTGTTTCTTGTACTGAGAAAAGTGTAAAGCGGGAGAGTATTTTTCTCACAAGGTCCGTCTTTTTAGACGAACTTTGGGTAAGAGAGCTTAAAAGGTATAGTCAAGCTGTACCCAATACTTTGTCACATCATTTTGTGCAGCACCGATGACAGAGTCTGTTTCTCCAGAGAAGAAAGCTGCTTTTGCCAGAAAGTTCAGACCATTAGAGAAATTATACGTATAGAGCAGATCCAGTTCATCTCCTGCATCGTCACTGAGTACACCGTCCGTCTCCTGTGTACTGAAGGTATGGTAGATCGCAAGTAGTTTACCGAATTTGGGACTCACATATCCTACCTTCCCGTAAAGATCATCCAACCCGTAGGTATTGCTTACGGCAGTGTATCCCAGGAAAACATCTGCAAACCCCTGCCACTTGTGCAATGTTGCAAGCGGTGTCGTGAACCCATGTGTATTCCCGTCTGCATCTCCCAGTGATTCATAGGCTGCGCCAATAATAAACCCGTTGTACTTCGTACTGATATCACCTCTAAAATAGATCGCATCCACATCCGGTTTCCCCATACTTTCATATTCCATACTTGCATCCTGCTGTGTAGCTGCCTCTGCAATATAGTTGAACACCCCTATTTTTCCCGAAGCCATTAAACCATAGGTATCACTTCCAAATACTTGGTGACCTAAGAGATAGCCATACGCAGAAAGTTTCAGCTCCGGCATTGCTTTGTAATCTGCATGAAGAAATACAGATTCTGTCCCTGTAGTCAGTGCATCCGTAATCCCATAGCGATCTGTCACATACATGGCCATGATATCCAGGTTTTCTATCGAGCTGTTGTTTAAGGTATATCCCATAAAGGTCTGAGGCATTTGTCTCCACCCTACGGCACCTATGAATCTCTGGTCATCCAGATTGATCATCTGTCGTCCTGCACGCAGTGAAGTATCACCTATGGTATAATCAAGATAGGCCTGTGTCACACGTGAATTCTGTGGATCAGCGATCAATGCATATCCCGTCTGCTCTGGAGCATATTCATCATATCCGAAATTCGTCACTGCCATGATCTGTCCAAAAGCACTCAAACCCTCAATACCTGCAAGCCCGGTCTTTACAGTGAGTGCAAAACGTGTGGTAAACGCATTGGCTTCATCATTCACATTGTCATCAGCAAATTCATAACGCGGACGCAATTCACCGCTGAATTTTATGTTGTGAAAGATCCCTATATCTGTTGCTGTTTCAACGGTGGGTTCAACCGGTGCAATGGAGCCGCCTGCCATGATAAGTGTTGATGTCACGAGTGAAAGTAGTACTGTTTTTTTCATTGTTTCCCCTTTATAGATGTTCGATTGAATAAACACGATGTTTAAAGCTGCTGGATGGCCATAAGATGCATGAAGCAAATCAATTTTTCTATGTTATTCATCCTCCTTGGCAAATTTTTCATATAGAAAGCTGAGTATGGCTTCTCTACATCTGATATATTCAGGATCATGTTGAAGTTCTACCCTCTTTCTGGGGCGGGAAAGATTGACCTCGAGTATTTCCCCGATCGTAGCTTCAGGGCCGTTTGTCATCATGATCACCCTGTCACTGAGCAGTACCGCTTCATCCACATCATGTGTAATGATAATGACCGTGTTCTGTACATTTTGCTGTATCCGCATGAGATGCTCCTGCAAGTTGGCACGGGTCAATGAATCCAATGCACCGAAAGGTTCATCCATCAAAAGGACTTTAGGTTTGATCGCAAGTGCTCTTGCAATACCTACACGCTGTTTCATACCCCCACTGATCTCATCAGGCAGTTTATCTTTGGCCTGATCAAGGTTGACCATGGTAATAAACTTTTCAACCCTCTCCTGAAGCTCCTGCTTATTGAGCTCAGGCATGACCTGCTTCACTGCCATTTCTATATTTTTATAGACGCTTAGCCATGGAAGCAATGAATGGTTTTGAAACACCACTGCACGATCAGGTCCCGGACTTTTGACCTCTTTACCCTGTAAAAATATATGGCCTTCTGTCTGGCCGTCCAAACCGGAGATCATATTGAGCAGTGTAGATTTACCACACCCGCTGTGTCCGATGATAGAGATGATCTCATTCTTTTTGATGACCATATCTACACCGGTCACAGCGATATAATCCTCTTTGCCCGGAATCGGAAATCTTTTTTCGATATTTTCTAAATGTAAAAACTTTTGTTCACCCATTATGCTCTTCCTTTTTTTCTATAGTCAAAAAAATCTGCGATGATCCCCATCAGAAGATCCAGTATGAAACCGACAATACCTACGATGATGATACCGATGATGATATGATGATAATTCAGATTGTTATATTCATCCCAGATCCAGAAACCGATACCGATACCGCCCGTCAGCATCTCTGCTGCTACGATCACCAGCCATGCGATCCCAAGAGAGAGTCGCATCCCCGTAAAGATAAAGGGTACGGCTACGGGCAAAATGATCTTTGTGATCTTTTTCGCTGGACTGAACTGTAATACTTTTGCGACATTCATATAGTCCTCGCTGACATTACGTACACCCAAAGCAGTGTTGATAATGATCGGCCAGATAGAGGTGACAAAGATCGTCGAGACCGCTGTCAAATTGATATCCTGGAAGATAAAAAGCAACAGTGGCAGCCATGCCAGCGGTGAAACAGGCTTAAAGATCTGAATGAACGGATCAAAGGCATACTGTGCATTTTTACTCATACCGATAAACAATCCCAAAGGTACACCAATGAGAATAGCAAGTGAAAATCCGGCAAATACCCTCTGCAATGAAGCAAATATCTGCCAGAGGACTCCTTTGTCATCCTCATTTTCTATATAGAGAGGATCGGAAAGTACACCGACGATCTCATCCCCATCAGCATTTATTCCGCCAAAAGCAGAGACATAGGTGTCACTTGGGGTAGGGAACTCCTCAACATTGTTCGCGATCAATGACCAGACCATGAGGATGGCAAAAAACACCATCATAGGCAAGATGATCTTTTTGGCAATTTCATTTTTCATTTTTTTCCTTTTTGCGTGTGCCCTGTCCGTACTGGACACTTTGTTCTATTTTATATTTATAGGTACCTGAAGCGTTATTCTTACTCAAGGAAATAACTGGACTACTTTCACTTCAGGCACGTATAAATACAAAGCATTCAGCTTTGTATTGTTTGTAAATTTTTGACGTACCTATTTCACATACTTGGGATCTGCACATCCTGCAGGACCGTAAGGACACACGTAATCGGGTTGTTTGGTTGCAACCGTCCAGTTATTTGCTTTCAAAAGATCCTCTTTGCTTACTTTTGGATTCGTGACCTCAAAACTATAGATATAGTCGACGGCTTTATTAGGGTCATAGACCTTTCCATCCATGAACTTGTTATACTCATCCACACCGTCTACTTTCCATGGACTAGGCGGCAGAGAGTAGTTCACTTCTTTTGCCGCTTCGGCAAAAAGATCAGGTCTGTAGACTTTTTCGATCACCTCTTTCATATCCACCGCTTTATCCAGCTGTCCCCAGCGATACATTTGAGTGATGAACCACATTCCATGGCTATAAAAAGGGTAGGCCGCATAGTAATTGGCAAAAACGTTGAACATAGGGTTTGGCTCGGAGTCTTGTCCTTTGAGATACTGGAAGGTACCGGTCATAGATTTTTCAAGGACTTTTACGGGTGCTTTTACGTAGTTTGGTTTGCTGAGTATTTTCGCTGCTTCTTTTCTGTGTTCCCAGCTTTCATCCAGCCACATCTGTGCTTCAATGACCGCTTTTATCACCGCTTTGGTCGTCTCAGGGTATTTCTCAACGAAATCTGCCCTTGCTTGAAGTACTTTTTCAGGATTATTGTTCCAAATATCATAGTTGGTTACCAGTGTAGAACCCTTTTTCTTGAGTACGATACGCTCGTTCCAAGGTTCACCCACACAATATCCTTCGATATTGCCTGCGATCAGGTTTGAAGGCATAGTAGGCGGCGGGAAGGGTTTGATCGTTGTATCCTCATCAGGCTTGATCCCCGAACTCGCCATCCAGTATCTCAGTTCATAGTTGTGTGTGGAAACCGGATGTACCATGCCGAAGTTCAGTGGTTGATAGTTTTCACCTTCTGCTTGATGTTTGGCATCGATATACTTTTTAAGTGACTCCGACCCTAAGGGTCTTTTGGTCTGATCCATACCGTACTTTTCCATCTCTTTAATGATATTATTCCCGTAAGTGATACCATTCCCATTAAAATCCAAAGAGAGCAGAGCTTGCAGATGCGCATCTCCATTGATCCCAAGTGTTGCAGCAATCGGCATACCTGCAAGTGCATGGGAAAAGTCATACTCCCCGCTGATCACTTTTTGCTGGATCCCCGGCCATCCCCCACCTTCTTTGGCTACATGCACATCCAGACCATATTTTTTAAAGAATCCTTTTTCTTTGGCGATCACGATAGGGGCACAATCTGTCAGTGCAATAAACCCAATTTTCAACTTTTTCTTTTCTACATCTGCCAGCAGAGCAGTAGTGACCAACGAGAGACCTAATCCGAGCTTCAAAGCTTTTTTTAACATTTTTTACTCCTTAAATTTTCATTAAAATGTTTATGTGTGAAAATAGTATCATAGATATATATATTAATTAATCAATAATATGTTTATTTTTTAATCAATTAAAACTTAACTTTACATTAAAGTATGGTTAGAATAGGGAAAAGAAAAAGTTATTTGAGGTAAATAAAATGATCAAATCAGTATGCGGGTATTGCGGTGTAGGGTGTGGATTGGAGTATGATGAGAAGCAGCTCATAGGGAATATAGCCTATCCTACGAATCAAGGAAATCTCTGTTCAAAAGGTATCTCGGAACTGGTAAGTATGCAGACACCTACCAGGTTGTTGAGGCCGCTTATGAGAGACTCATTGGAGAAGCCATTTGTGCTTTCTGATTGGAAAGATACGATTGCATTGATCGCGGAGCGTATCAAAAAAACCTCTAAAGAAAAGATCGGCTTTTATTTGTCCGGACAACTCTTGACAGAGGATTACTATATTGCCAATAAACTTGCAAAAGGCTTTCTTGGTACCAATAATGTGGATACCAATAGCCGTACCTGTATGGCAAGTGCAGTGGTTGCGTATAAAAAGGCGATAGGCGCAGACTTCGTGCCGGTAAGAATGGATGATATTTTCAAGTCTGATCTGCTTATATTGACAGGTGCAAATACAGCGGAAGCGCATGTGGTCTTTCATAATCAAATAAAAAAATCCAAAAAAAATGGTCTGAAAGTCGTGGTCATTGATCCAAGAAGAACAGATACTGCGAAAATCGCAGATCTTTATCTGAGGATAAGACCGGGAAGTGATATTGACTTTTTTAATCTACTGTCCAAACGCTTAATAGATGAAGAAAAATACGATAAAGCGTTTGTGGCACAACATATCAATCACTTTGAACTGCTTAAGAACAAGTTCAAACGAGTACCGGTGACCAAGATGCTCAAACGTACAGGACTGACACAAGAAGCGTTTGATGCCTTCTGGGAACTCTATAGTGAGAGTGACAACATCATGACTGCATGGACCATGGGACTCAATCAGTCCGTACAGGGTGTAGACAAAAATCTGGCACTGCTCAATACACATCTTCTTACAGGAAAGATCTTTAAAGAGGGAAATGGGCCCCTTAGCCTTACCGGGCAGCCCAATGCGATGGGGGGAAGAGAAGTGGGAGGACTCTCTACCATGTTGGCGGTACATTTAGGTTTTGATGAAGAGAGTATCCAAAAGGTATCAAAATTTTGGAAAACCGATAAGATAGACAACAAACCCGGATTGACCGCAACAGAAATGCTTGATGCGGATCTGGATATCCTGATTATCTGTCATACTGATCCTGTCTATCATCTGCCTCATAGAAAAAGAGTGGAACAGCAGATATCCAAGATCCCTTTGGTCATTGAGATCAATGCCTATGATAATTCAGAAACAGCCCAATATGCACATATCAGACTTCCTGCAGCACCCTGGGGTGAAAAAGAAGGTACGCAGACCAATCTCGACCGTACCATCACCAAACAGGAACGCCTCACCCGTACATCCATTGACTGTAAAGCGGATTGGGAAATATTTCAGCTACTGGCAAAAGAGTTAGGTTTTAGTCAGGCATTTGATTTTGACAGTCCAAAAGAGATCTTTGAAGAGTATCAACAAATGACCAAACTCAATGACTATATGGATATCTCGGAGGCAGACTATGATGCGCTTACCTACAAACCGTTTGTTTGGGGTGAAAAGATCAAACATTTTTTAACTCCGGACAAAAAAGGGAACCTGTTCTTCGTAGAAAACAAGTTAAAGAGCGAAAAGACAAATTTGGAGTTTCCATTTTTACTTTTGACAGGGAGAACAAGAGATCAGTGGCATAGTGGCACTAAAACAAATCTTCCTCAGACATTGCTAACGCACAAGCCACTGAACTTTTGTGAGATCCATCCTTATGATGCCCAAAAACTGGGTATCCAGAATGACGACAGGATCAAAGTGATCTCCAAAAGGGGAGCATTGGTCACAAAAGCACTAATCACAGGGGATGTGCATGAAAAATGTATCTTCATCCCGATAAGTAACCGTGAGATCAACTATCTTACCAATGATTTGTTTGACAGAGAATCCCTGCAGCCTGACTATAATCACAATGCTGTAAAGATAGAAAGGATAGGTTAGGCCTATACTGTACATTTCTTGGTAATAGTATGGTATTTGTATGATTGTAGTGTGTGGGGAAAATACTAAATAAGGTATTTGGTGGAGGTTGTTCTCACCAATCTGGTGAGAACAACACTCAAATATAAAATAGGGTTAAAATCTATTTAAGGTTTTCAAATGGATTTTCAACAACATTCTTTCTATCTACGATATACGGAATAAGTGCTGTTTGTCTAGCTCTTTTGATCGCTCCTGTAACAAGCTCTTGGTGTCTTTTACAGTTACCAGTGAGTCTTCTTGGCATAATTTTAAATCTCTCACTTAGTGAGAATTTAAGTAATCCCAAGTCTTTATAGTCTATATAGTCTACCTTTGATTCACAATATTTACAAAATCTTTTTTTGAATTTTCTTCTTTCTGCCATGGTGTTCTCCTAAAAAGGTTATGTATAACAAATATAGTGTAAATAACTGTGTAGTGCCCTTATTTATGGGATTAGAACACAATGATATTACGTTAAATGTAAATAAATCCAATTATTTTAGAAAAAACAATTAATTATATTTACATTTTGAGTGGTTATAGAATATTTTTTATAGACTTTTCCTTGAAGAAGTATATTTTAAAAATATCCCTTAGGCAAAGACTGTGTTTTCAAGGTTTCCTAGATAATAAATTATAGAGGCACAGTGGATACTTGGATTGTGTATAAACACAAAAAACCAAAAATATATATTTGGTAAAATTAATATAAGATAATACATTAACTTGTATAAATATACATTTTTTACTTCCCTTATCTGAGACTATTATTTTATTTTTAGTTAGTTATTCTTTAGACAAATTATTTAAAATAGGTGTGTTCTAATAGTGATAATATTGATTTGATACAATATTTTTGATTTTAAAAAGTTTAGAGGATATTTAAGGTATTTGTTCCCATTTTTAAAATGGGAACAAGAGGAAGATACAATCTATTTTACGTTTTCAAATGGATTTTCAACAACATTTTTTCTATCTACGATATAAGGAATAAGTGCTGTTTGTCTAGCTCTTTTGATTGCGCCTGTTACAAGCTCTTGGTGTCTTTTACAGTTACCAGTGAGTCTTCTTGGCATAATTTTAAATCTCTCACTTAGTGAGAATTTAAGTTGTCCCAAGTCTTTGTAGTCTATAAAGTCTACTTTCATTTCACAATATTTACAAAATCTTTTTTTGAATTTTCTTCTTTCTGCCATGATGGTCCTTTTGGTTTAATAGCCCAGATAAATACGAGTAATTTATAACTCGTCCTATAATGAGCAAGAATTTTAAAGTCGTATATTACAGTAAATAGACTTTGATTTTTCTTATGGGGGGGTGACTTATATCAAAGTTCATCAACATGATATTAGACTTGTTTGTTTCAAACATCATTATGTTAAATAGATTACTTTTGTAAAACCTCATAAAGTTATATATTGAGCCACTTGCAGATTCAATATCACATAGTGGCTCATTTTCAATAGTCTGCAATCAACCATTGAAAAAAGCTGTCTATTGAAATTATTTACAACCAAACATCTAAAAATTGTTAAAAATCGTATTTTTAGGGCGTGCTTTATGGTTTAGATTTGGGGAAATGGTGTTTTTGTCTTTAGTATTTAAAAGAAGTTAAGTAACAAGCTTCAAAGACTGCGTTATACAAACAGACAACACAGCAAAGGCAAACACAGAAGCTACCTTTTGTGCACCTTGATAGTAGATCTTACTGCATCCATAGCTGTCTTTCAAATAGGCATTGACTCTTTCAACACTGCTTCGCTGGTTGTAATGTAGGTCATCAGAGTTATTATAGAGGTTCAGTGCACTCAATATCTTCTTTTCACTTTTGTCTAAAGCTATTTTTACTTTGAGTTTTTTGGAGTTCTTTGGGTTAATATCAATAATGGGTCTATGGTTATGAAGTTCGGAAAAGTTCTTTATAATAGTGTTATCATACGCTGCATCAGCCAGATCATACAAGTAGTTAATTTTTTGGCTACTCTGGTTAATCAAAGGTAGTGCTAATGAACTGTCATGTACAGATGCAGAAGAGTATAGTGCTGTGATATTCCTATCACTGATAAATGAAGTTTACCTCCTATCCATCTGTGCCGGTTACCTTTTGAGTTCTGTTTGATACTGGTATTACACTCTGTTTTTATAAGAGAGAGCATCTCTTTTGCATCACTCATCTTCTCCTGTTGTTTTAAAATGGAGGGTTTCTTGGCAGGAAGCTCTTCACCTTTTCTGGGACGCCCCTGTCTGCGTTTAGGTTTGATCTCCTTTTCCTGCTTTACAGCTCTTTCTCTGAGTTCTACAGCAGTCGCATCAATACTATGATAGAAGAAAAGGGTCTCACTTAGATAGTTCTCTATAAAAACATCATGGGCTTTGGTTGCAATACGTTGTTGACTAAACTCTTTAAAGACACGGCTGAATTTGGATTCACTAGGGATCTTATTTTAATGTCTCCATCCACATATCACCCTTAATGTTCTATCGATCTTTAATCTCTCTATGAGATCATGTCTGGTCTGAAGATTGTAGACTTGCTTTGCAACAAAGGCACGTGCCATGCCCTGACTGTAGGGAGGAAATGCCCTTGGGGTGCTCTTCTCTGTCTTTAGGTGGATTGGTGATCGATGATGAAAAGATAAACTTTTCGATCTGGGCAAAGTCAAGGATCTTTATCAGTTTCTCTTCTTTAGAGCTTAGCCTCCCCATAGACTCTTCTAGTCTGGGAAAAAGACTCTGCTCTAAATTCATGACTTTCAGCCACATTTTTGAAAGTGAAGGTATAATTTTTTTCATAAGCTGACTCTTTTTGATAGTGATTTTTGTCGTAAAAAATTACGGGGTGCCCCTTGAGGGTATAACTTTTTGAAATCAGAATCAGCTTTTTTTCTTCGTTTTAAACCTTAATAACCCCTCTTTTTTGATGATCTGCAAGTGGCTCAATATATAACTTTATGAGGATTTTTTGCCTATTATATTTTATGTTAGATTATAAGGTTTTAAAGCAATAAGTTCCAAAAAATTGAGATTATTGGCGAAGCAAACATAGCAGTAATAGTGGAAGTACTTTTAGGGCTTTATTTTTTGAAGTAAGCTTAACTTACGACAACATCCCCAAAAAAGAGTTCACGATTCTCCTCAAAGTTTTCTACAAGGGTTGTAAAGCACTCTCCTAATTCTCTTATAGTTTCAATATTTGGTTCTATATAAATCTTATTTCCTTTTTTCTCCATTGTGACAATATTGGCTTCACGTAACTCTTTTAAATGTTTTGAGATAGTAGGTAAAGAAAAGTCAAAGTGTTCAGCGATAGTACTTACACACGTAGCATGTGCACTGACTGTAACATTTGGATCTTTTTTATCCAATGAACATGTGTACCCACCCGTAAAGATATTTTTAAAAATTAAAAAACGTGTTTCGTTTCCCAGTGCTTTGAAGATTTTAATCTTTTGCTGCATATCCAACATAATCATCCTTGACATTCTATTTAGTTTATTATACCATAAGAACAAGTATTTAGTTAAATGCCTAATTTGTTAAAAAGGAAATATAAAATGTTGGAAGCGTTAATGAAGCTTTTGCTCAGTAAAAAAAAGTTGTTTGAGATGATGACCTATAAAGTTGAAAGCACAAAAGAGATATTTGAGGTAGTTGGTGTGGTTGAACCTGCATGTGAAAAATATAATTTTGCTCTTTTGCACCATTATGTGTATCATGAAGTTGTTAAAGATAAAGGCTTTCCAATTAAAAGGAAAGTATATATTTATGAGGTATGTCAAGCCAAGGTTGCAGCACTGGTATTAACAGAAGAGGCACAATTCGCACCTTTTATGCCATGTCGGGTTGCCATCTATGAAGATGAATCCAATGTAGTGATTTCAACACAAAATATGCAAATGCTACTAGATACACTAGATAAAAACACCGATCTTTATGTGCAGACAAATACACTGTTTAACACATTAAAATCACTAATGAAGGATCTAAAATAATGATAACGATCATACTTAACCACCATCCATATGACGGTTCAGATGTTACATGGAATGCGCTTCGTTTGGCTTCAACTCTACATGAAAATGGTGAGGAGGTAAACATTTTCTTGATGAATGATGCCGTTGATCTTGCCAGAGACAAAATGAGTAAGCCTGAAAGCTATGACCATGATTTGGTCTCTATGCTTAAAAATATGTATGAAGCCGGTGTGTCATTGCAGGTTTGCGGTACATGCAATGCACGGTGTGGATTGTTTAAAAATGAGCCTTATTTCGATGAGAGTATATCTTCTACAATGCAAGTTCTTTCTGACTGGGTAAGCCAAAGTAAACAAGTTTTAACCTTTTAGTTATAGTTTACGTTTGGATTTTATAAGCATTCTTTGAAGTATTGGGTTGTAGAGGATTGGAAACAACTACAGAGAGTAGATACAGATAATAAAAGTTGTGCTATATAGCACTTAAGTGAGTAAATAAAGGAGAAATAAAATGAAAAACTTAATGAAAAAAATGGCAGTGATCATGGCGACGACAACAATGATGTTTGCATTGGAAGTGCCAACAGACCATTTAGTCTCAACAGATTGGTTGGCAAAACATATAAATGATGAGAATTTAGTCATCATAGACACAAGAGAGGCTAAGGATTATAATAAAGGGCATATTGAAGGAGCAGTAAACTATCCAAAAGAAATATATTTTCAAGGCAAGTTGGGAACAGTAATGGAGCTTCCCAGCACCCCTGCACAAATGCAAGAGATGTTGCAAAATGCAGGTGTGACAGACGAGTCTGCCATTGTTTTTTACAGTGGGGGAAAGAATAGTGTAGATTTTGCAGATGCTGCAAGTGGACTATGGAACAGTTGGATATATGGATTACAAAATGTAGCACTGCTGAATGGCGGATATGCAAAGTGGATTTATGAAAAAAGATCAACGACCACTAAGTTACCAACCATTACTAAAGGTGATATAGAGCTTGAAACCTATGATAAAAGTGCCGTTGCTTCTATCAATGATATTTTTGAAGCTATATACGATGAGGATAAACAAATTGCAGATGCAAGAGTAGGAAAATTTTATAGAGGTGAAGACACTCGAGAAGATTTAGCAAGGCACGGAAGAATACCAACAGCAAAACTGACACCAATGATCAGATATGTAAAAGATAGTGGCAAATATTTTGCATTTTTGGATAAAAATGAAACAAAACAAATATTATACAATAATGGATTTGGTGTTGAACTTGATAAACCTTTAAATTTATATTGTAATTCGGGTCATAAAACGAGAGGATTATGGTTTGTTGCAAAGTTTTTAGCTGAAATGAAAGATGTAAAAGTTTATGATGGTGGAATCATTGAGTATTCAAGAAGTAATATGCCGATGGAGACTGGTGAACCAATGGACTGATCAAGGTTTGCTTGATGTGATTACACTTATTAAGAAGGTAGCATCCAGGCAAGCAAAAGAAGTGACTTAAACACTCA encodes the following:
- a CDS encoding alginate export family protein; this encodes MKKTVLLSLVTSTLIMAGGSIAPVEPTVETATDIGIFHNIKFSGELRPRYEFADDNVNDEANAFTTRFALTVKTGLAGIEGLSAFGQIMAVTNFGYDEYAPEQTGYALIADPQNSRVTQAYLDYTIGDTSLRAGRQMINLDDQRFIGAVGWRQMPQTFMGYTLNNSSIENLDIMAMYVTDRYGITDALTTGTESVFLHADYKAMPELKLSAYGYLLGHQVFGSDTYGLMASGKIGVFNYIAEAATQQDASMEYESMGKPDVDAIYFRGDISTKYNGFIIGAAYESLGDADGNTHGFTTPLATLHKWQGFADVFLGYTAVSNTYGLDDLYGKVGYVSPKFGKLLAIYHTFSTQETDGVLSDDAGDELDLLYTYNFSNGLNFLAKAAFFSGETDSVIGAAQNDVTKYWVQLDYTF
- a CDS encoding ABC transporter ATP-binding protein, whose amino-acid sequence is MGEQKFLHLENIEKRFPIPGKEDYIAVTGVDMVIKKNEIISIIGHSGCGKSTLLNMISGLDGQTEGHIFLQGKEVKSPGPDRAVVFQNHSLLPWLSVYKNIEMAVKQVMPELNKQELQERVEKFITMVNLDQAKDKLPDEISGGMKQRVGIARALAIKPKVLLMDEPFGALDSLTRANLQEHLMRIQQNVQNTVIIITHDVDEAVLLSDRVIMMTNGPEATIGEILEVNLSRPRKRVELQHDPEYIRCREAILSFLYEKFAKEDE
- the ntrB gene encoding nitrate ABC transporter permease; the encoded protein is MKNEIAKKIILPMMVFFAILMVWSLIANNVEEFPTPSDTYVSAFGGINADGDEIVGVLSDPLYIENEDDKGVLWQIFASLQRVFAGFSLAILIGVPLGLFIGMSKNAQYAFDPFIQIFKPVSPLAWLPLLLFIFQDINLTAVSTIFVTSIWPIIINTALGVRNVSEDYMNVAKVLQFSPAKKITKIILPVAVPFIFTGMRLSLGIAWLVIVAAEMLTGGIGIGFWIWDEYNNLNYHHIIIGIIIVGIVGFILDLLMGIIADFFDYRKKGRA
- a CDS encoding CmpA/NrtA family ABC transporter substrate-binding protein — its product is MLKKALKLGLGLSLVTTALLADVEKKKLKIGFIALTDCAPIVIAKEKGFFKKYGLDVHVAKEGGGWPGIQQKVISGEYDFSHALAGMPIAATLGINGDAHLQALLSLDFNGNGITYGNNIIKEMEKYGMDQTKRPLGSESLKKYIDAKHQAEGENYQPLNFGMVHPVSTHNYELRYWMASSGIKPDEDTTIKPFPPPTMPSNLIAGNIEGYCVGEPWNERIVLKKKGSTLVTNYDIWNNNPEKVLQARADFVEKYPETTKAVIKAVIEAQMWLDESWEHRKEAAKILSKPNYVKAPVKVLEKSMTGTFQYLKGQDSEPNPMFNVFANYYAAYPFYSHGMWFITQMYRWGQLDKAVDMKEVIEKVYRPDLFAEAAKEVNYSLPPSPWKVDGVDEYNKFMDGKVYDPNKAVDYIYSFEVTNPKVSKEDLLKANNWTVATKQPDYVCPYGPAGCADPKYVK
- a CDS encoding molybdopterin oxidoreductase family protein, encoding MIKSVCGYCGVGCGLEYDEKQLIGNIAYPTNQGNLCSKGISELVSMQTPTRLLRPLMRDSLEKPFVLSDWKDTIALIAERIKKTSKEKIGFYLSGQLLTEDYYIANKLAKGFLGTNNVDTNSRTCMASAVVAYKKAIGADFVPVRMDDIFKSDLLILTGANTAEAHVVFHNQIKKSKKNGLKVVVIDPRRTDTAKIADLYLRIRPGSDIDFFNLLSKRLIDEEKYDKAFVAQHINHFELLKNKFKRVPVTKMLKRTGLTQEAFDAFWELYSESDNIMTAWTMGLNQSVQGVDKNLALLNTHLLTGKIFKEGNGPLSLTGQPNAMGGREVGGLSTMLAVHLGFDEESIQKVSKFWKTDKIDNKPGLTATEMLDADLDILIICHTDPVYHLPHRKRVEQQISKIPLVIEINAYDNSETAQYAHIRLPAAPWGEKEGTQTNLDRTITKQERLTRTSIDCKADWEIFQLLAKELGFSQAFDFDSPKEIFEEYQQMTKLNDYMDISEADYDALTYKPFVWGEKIKHFLTPDKKGNLFFVENKLKSEKTNLEFPFLLLTGRTRDQWHSGTKTNLPQTLLTHKPLNFCEIHPYDAQKLGIQNDDRIKVISKRGALVTKALITGDVHEKCIFIPISNREINYLTNDLFDRESLQPDYNHNAVKIERIG
- the rpsR gene encoding 30S ribosomal protein S18; this encodes MAERRKFKKRFCKYCESKVDYIDYKDLGLLKFSLSERFKIMPRRLTGNCKRHQELVTGAIKRARQTALIPYIVDRKNVVENPFENLK
- the rpsR gene encoding 30S ribosomal protein S18; its protein translation is MAERRKFKKRFCKYCEMKVDFIDYKDLGQLKFSLSERFKIMPRRLTGNCKRHQELVTGAIKRARQTALIPYIVDRKNVVENPFENVK
- a CDS encoding transposase codes for the protein MSDRNITALYSSASVHDSSLALPLINQSSQKINYLYDLADAAYDNTIIKNFSELHNHRPIIDINPKNSKKLKVKIALDKSEKKILSALNLYNNSDDLHYNQRSSVERVNAYLKDSYGCSKIYYQGAQKVASVFAFAVLSVCITQSLKLVT
- a CDS encoding helix-turn-helix transcriptional regulator, yielding MLDMQQKIKIFKALGNETRFLIFKNIFTGGYTCSLDKKDPNVTVSAHATCVSTIAEHFDFSLPTISKHLKELREANIVTMEKKGNKIYIEPNIETIRELGECFTTLVENFEENRELFFGDVVVS
- a CDS encoding DUF302 domain-containing protein — encoded protein: MLEALMKLLLSKKKLFEMMTYKVESTKEIFEVVGVVEPACEKYNFALLHHYVYHEVVKDKGFPIKRKVYIYEVCQAKVAALVLTEEAQFAPFMPCRVAIYEDESNVVISTQNMQMLLDTLDKNTDLYVQTNTLFNTLKSLMKDLK
- a CDS encoding DsrE/DsrF/TusD sulfur relay family protein; translation: MITIILNHHPYDGSDVTWNALRLASTLHENGEEVNIFLMNDAVDLARDKMSKPESYDHDLVSMLKNMYEAGVSLQVCGTCNARCGLFKNEPYFDESISSTMQVLSDWVSQSKQVLTF